The Lepisosteus oculatus isolate fLepOcu1 chromosome 4, fLepOcu1.hap2, whole genome shotgun sequence genome window below encodes:
- the LOC102688078 gene encoding G-protein coupled receptor 4-like: MDSSGPTSGHAPLAKNMSNVTGCDLDFDSDQTFLKVLYGCVFCVGLPTNCLALYGLYRLVKANYTLPVYIINLLLADLLHIAFLPLWIDYYHSGHIWRFGTVVCAVASCVFGITMFCSIVFMCCIMSERYLAIVHPLWFQSHRRLRNTCLLAAAVWVVSVLAIGWGYVLGYEKVEDGRCLEQYPRNSGFVVFVLVLLPLVFVPPPLFFLFVLVRVWRSLGKAIFMSAAEKRRTVGLLLAVVMIFAFLFGPYQIVVFTLYAGAALATDKCDFEAKMFITYKVTFGLLSLNTAADPILYIFLRGDVRETLLNFPCCRGLMSRMSRRSTPRVHREGGGTIPTLPQPVSQE; the protein is encoded by the coding sequence ATGGACAGCTCTGGGCCAACCTCTGGCCACGCCCCTCTTGCCAAGAACATGTCCAACGTGACCGGCTGTGACCTGGACTTCGACTCTGACCAGACCTTTCTCAAGGTCCTGTATGGCTGCGTCTTCTGCGTGGGGCTGCCCACCAACTGCCTGGCCCTGTACGGGCTGTACCGCCTGGTCAAAGCCAACTACACCCTCCCAGTGTACATCATCAACCTCCTGCTGGCTGACCTCCTCCACATCGCCTTCCTGCCCCTCTGGATCGACTACTACCACAGCGGCCACATCTGGCGTTTCGGGACCGTGGTGTGCGCCGTGGCTAGCTGCGTGTTCGGCATCACCATGTTCTGCAGCATCGTCTTCATGTGCTGCATCATGTCCGAGCGGTACCTGGCCATCGTCCACCCGCTGTGGTTCCAGAGCCACCGCCGGCTGAGGAACACGTGCCTGCTGGCCGCGGCAGTGTGGGTGGTCAGCGTGCTGGCCATCGGCTGGGGGTACGTGCTGGGTTACGAGAAGGTGGAGGATGGCCGGTGCCTGGAGCAGTACCCCCGCAACTCGGGGTTTGTGGTCTTCGTCCTGGTGCTGCTCCCCCTCGTCTTCGTGCCCCCGCCATTGTTCTTTCTCTTCGTCCTGGTCCGCGTCTGGCGCTCCCTCGGCAAGGCCATCTTCATGTCTGCCGCCGAAAAGCGCCGCACGGTCGGCCTGCTGCTGGCCGTCGTGATGATCTTCGCCTTCCTCTTCGGGCCCTACCAGATCGTGGTCTTCACTCTGTACGCGGGGGCGGCCCTGGCGACGGACAAGTGCGACTTCGAGGCCAAAATGTTCATCACCTACAAGGTGACGTTCGGACTGCTGAGCCTAAACACTGCGGCCGACCCCATCCTGTACATTTTCCTCCGCGGTGACGTGAGGGAAACACTGCTCAACTTCCCCTGCTGCCGGGGGCTGATGAGCCGAATGAGCCGCAGGAGTACCCCCAGGGTTCATCGGGAAGGAGGAGGGACCATCCCAACACTGCCGCAACCTGTGTCCCAAGAATGA